Genomic DNA from Candidatus Alcyoniella australis:
CTGACTGATGTCCTTGAGCAGGCGGTCGTAGTGCATGCGCAGGGGTTTGCGCACGTAGATCTCGAGGCCGATCTCGCAGCCGTCATCGTCCACGAACTCCGCGCGCATCGAGCTCACAGCGCCATGTTGCTGCTTCCAGGCGGCGATCTGTTCGGCGCTGGGGCCGGATTTGGCGCTGTCGGTGTCATCCTGCGGGCGGGGGTCTTTGGTCGCGTCCTGAGCCATTATCGGTCCTCCTGGGGTCTGATTTAGACGTTGCCGTGTGCGCTGACGCCGTCGGAAATGAGATCGTCGAAAATGTTGAAAGGCACCTCAACGGTGGTGCTGGTGTCGCCGGACGCGGCCTTGAAGCTGCGCTTGTTGAGCTTGCAGCCCTGGAGCTTGTCCACATGCAGGCCGCTGTCGTCGTTGGCGTAGGAAACAGTGATATTGAATTTGGGCAGCTTGTAGTAGGCCTTGCCCTTGGCCAGGCAATAGCCCATCAGCGCGTCGTAGCCCTCGCGGTTGATCGTCAGTTTGCCCTCGCCGCTCCATTTTCCCGTGCCGTAGCCGCGCGGGGCCGAGCCCTTGCCGTAGCGGCCCTCTGATTGCATCTCGTCGCCGTACTCGATATCGGTCACCTCGAGCTGCGGGCCGTTGGGCAGCAGGATGGTGATATCTTCCCAATCGTATGACTTGCCGTTGATTGGCACTCTGCCCTCCTTGCTGCCGCTACTATTGCGGCAGCTGTTTCCAGAGGCTGAAGTAGAGTTTGATCGTCTTGGTCGCGCCCACCGGCACGGCCTGCACCTCGGCGTAGATCTCCTCGGTGCCCAGCACGTCCTGCCCGGTGGGGATTACCACGTCAAAGGCGCTTAGCTCGCGGTCGCGCCCCTTCATCATCCGTGTCTTGATCTCGGACTCGACCGCGCTCTCCAAATCCTTGAGCGAGGCGTCGGATCCGTCCTCGTACCACTCGTCGTGCAGCTTGAGCAGCGCGGCGGCGCGCGCCGTGCGCATCAGCTTGTGCATGCTGCGCACGCGCTCGATGTTGATATAGGGGCTGCCGCTCTCGCAGTGCACCGCGCCGTTGTTGACGTAGTAGCCGCTGAGCCCCTCGTAGGTGCGGAACACGGTGAACCCCGCCTCGGCCAGGGCTTGAAGCTGCGCCTCCTCAACCCCGCTGGGCATCAATTTGTTGAGCCCGCTGATCGGAGCCAGCGCGCCGGTCAGAACCCGCCCGGGCGAGCGCATCACCGGGTCGTGCGCCAGGCGTCCGGCGTAGATTCCCGAGCCTCCGCGCTCGATCTCGTAGCCGCGCTCATCGGTGATTTTTGCGCCGCCGGCCATGATCGAGACGCACTCGGTGGTGAAGCTGCCGAGCGCCGTGGGCAGGGCCGTGACCCATTGGTCCACGGTCTGCTCGGCGGTGGGCCACGGGGCGTCGCAGATGATCGCCACCGGCTTGTGCGCAGCGGCCAGCGCCACGCCCTTGGTATTCAGCGCGGCCCACGAACCCGAGGCCACGGGCTGCGCCACCAGGATCAGCTCGACGCTCTGGCGCGCCATGCCGTAGTCGATGGCGGTGTTGATCTCGCTGACCGAGCTCTCGGGGGCGGTAGCAGTAAACTGCCAGGTGTCTCCGGCCGCAAAGCTGCTCGCGTCCGGCTCGGCATCGGTCCAGGAGACCGACACGCCGGTATCGCCCAGGCTGTAGCCGGTGCCCGAGGCTGCGGGCGTGGTTGTCGTCGGGGACCAGTTGATTCCGCCGTCCCGCGACCAGCGAAAAGTGGCTGTGCCGAAGGCGCCGCCGGAGATGATCTCGACGAGGATCTCGTACTTGCTCTTGGGCGTGCCCGCGG
This window encodes:
- a CDS encoding DUF2586 family protein, giving the protein AERIVAVVSPGSVAGVNGTVTAGSGNSGDAVFAAAGTPKSKYEILVEIISGGAFGTATFRWSRDGGINWSPTTTTPAASGTGYSLGDTGVSVSWTDAEPDASSFAAGDTWQFTATAPESSVSEINTAIDYGMARQSVELILVAQPVASGSWAALNTKGVALAAAHKPVAIICDAPWPTAEQTVDQWVTALPTALGSFTTECVSIMAGGAKITDERGYEIERGGSGIYAGRLAHDPVMRSPGRVLTGALAPISGLNKLMPSGVEEAQLQALAEAGFTVFRTYEGLSGYYVNNGAVHCESGSPYINIERVRSMHKLMRTARAAALLKLHDEWYEDGSDASLKDLESAVESEIKTRMMKGRDRELSAFDVVIPTGQDVLGTEEIYAEVQAVPVGATKTIKLYFSLWKQLPQ